A section of the Sporanaerobacter acetigenes DSM 13106 genome encodes:
- a CDS encoding S8 family peptidase: MNRLDNIVISDSLESFPFTPSGGGGGKARIPKRQNRQQHAYCLEKMLDEAATQDKLEETNIISVSDRNGIYLEFRGKSEYDLITKSLEHIGKNVRMCNVREVDETKFATVFIPNNQKDFFIKKIKEYREKDKNKEVIDSIEEIVLAMVDALWTDKRPIPEESLEGCEVWLSVYKKENHMDILNEFFDLCDKLEIEYSKDYIIFPERAVVAIRANKKLLKDILWNSGHIAEFRKLSTPANFFIENNSREEQGEWVQELLNRVTFNEDANTSICILDKGVSNGHPLIAPVLKDDDMHTTFADGIVQDISQTGHGTGMAGIATYFDLENLLESNEHIKINHKLESVRIVDDKIKNQLELYGDITSQAINKAEITNPKNNRVVVMAVTAETDINADKRDKDKFRGDGNPTSWSAALDNLALGNYESEDSDPRLIIVSAGNTYIDEIEISGDYKTAVVNHSVENPAQSWNVLTVGAYTNKSSFDDGSTQDGGYSPLVEPGSYSPFNSSSLTWENKWPIKPDIVLEGGNLGYNENDAMKYCVVDKLSLLTTSNDFQKGDFFTTMAMTSPASAQAANMAAKIMEKYPDAWPETIRALLVHSAEWTDAMIRQAYGDEKFDKYHKKDKRRKRDLLRIVGYGVPDLERALYSASNSVNLVIEGKLQPFIKEKGKSVVIKEMSLYELPWPKEVLLGLGETEVILKVTLSYFIDPAPGEKGWDDKYRYPGCRLNFDINNINESKEKFLERINKEVREEDFDKESLSKNDSDRWFFGSENRNVGSIHSDFWIDTGANLAEERYLAVYPEGGWWKLRPHLGKANSKIRYSMIVSISTPEQSVDLYTPIKNVINNKIDSKTVIENKIKY, from the coding sequence ATGAATAGATTAGATAATATAGTTATTTCTGATTCATTAGAATCTTTTCCTTTTACTCCTTCTGGTGGAGGTGGAGGTAAAGCAAGAATACCAAAACGTCAAAATAGACAACAGCATGCTTATTGTTTAGAAAAAATGTTGGATGAAGCAGCAACTCAGGATAAATTAGAAGAAACAAATATAATATCTGTTTCAGATAGAAATGGTATATATCTTGAATTTAGAGGTAAATCTGAATATGATTTAATCACAAAAAGTTTAGAACATATCGGTAAAAATGTAAGGATGTGCAATGTTAGAGAGGTTGATGAAACTAAGTTTGCCACTGTTTTTATTCCTAACAATCAAAAGGATTTTTTTATAAAAAAAATAAAAGAGTATCGGGAAAAAGATAAAAATAAAGAAGTTATTGATTCAATTGAAGAAATTGTTTTAGCTATGGTTGATGCTTTATGGACTGACAAACGACCTATTCCTGAAGAAAGTTTGGAAGGTTGCGAAGTATGGTTATCGGTATATAAAAAAGAAAATCATATGGATATATTAAATGAGTTTTTCGATTTATGTGATAAACTTGAAATTGAATATTCTAAAGATTATATTATATTTCCTGAAAGAGCTGTTGTTGCAATTAGAGCTAATAAGAAACTATTGAAAGACATTTTATGGAATAGCGGACATATTGCAGAATTTCGAAAACTTTCTACACCTGCAAACTTTTTTATTGAAAACAATAGTAGAGAAGAACAAGGAGAATGGGTTCAGGAATTATTAAATCGTGTAACTTTTAATGAGGATGCAAATACATCAATATGTATTTTAGACAAAGGGGTTAGTAATGGTCACCCATTAATTGCTCCAGTTTTAAAAGATGATGATATGCATACTACTTTTGCTGATGGTATCGTTCAGGATATAAGTCAAACAGGTCATGGAACGGGAATGGCTGGTATAGCAACGTATTTTGATTTAGAAAATTTATTGGAAAGTAATGAACATATTAAAATTAATCATAAGCTAGAATCGGTTCGAATCGTGGACGATAAAATAAAAAATCAGCTTGAGTTATATGGAGATATAACTTCTCAGGCTATTAACAAGGCAGAGATAACAAATCCTAAGAATAACAGGGTTGTAGTTATGGCAGTTACGGCTGAAACGGATATAAATGCTGACAAGAGGGATAAAGATAAATTTAGAGGCGATGGAAATCCAACATCATGGTCTGCCGCATTAGATAATTTAGCACTGGGAAATTATGAGTCAGAAGACTCTGATCCAAGGCTAATTATAGTTTCGGCAGGAAATACTTATATTGATGAAATTGAAATATCAGGAGATTATAAAACTGCTGTGGTGAATCATTCTGTGGAGAATCCAGCACAATCATGGAATGTATTAACAGTTGGAGCTTATACCAATAAGTCTAGCTTTGATGATGGGAGTACTCAAGATGGTGGATATAGTCCATTAGTTGAGCCAGGTTCTTATTCTCCTTTTAATTCTTCATCATTAACTTGGGAGAACAAATGGCCAATTAAACCTGATATTGTTTTAGAAGGTGGAAATCTTGGATACAATGAAAATGATGCTATGAAATACTGTGTTGTAGACAAGCTTAGTTTGTTAACAACTAGCAATGACTTTCAGAAAGGTGATTTTTTTACCACAATGGCTATGACAAGCCCTGCTTCTGCACAAGCAGCTAATATGGCTGCAAAAATAATGGAAAAATATCCCGATGCGTGGCCTGAAACTATTAGGGCATTGCTGGTTCATTCAGCAGAATGGACTGACGCTATGATAAGACAGGCTTATGGAGATGAAAAGTTTGACAAGTATCACAAAAAAGACAAAAGAAGGAAGAGAGATTTACTACGAATTGTTGGATATGGTGTTCCAGATTTAGAAAGGGCTCTATATAGTGCTAGCAATTCAGTAAACTTGGTTATTGAAGGGAAATTGCAACCTTTTATAAAAGAAAAAGGGAAAAGTGTGGTTATCAAGGAAATGTCGCTTTATGAACTTCCGTGGCCTAAAGAAGTTTTGCTGGGCTTAGGTGAAACAGAAGTTATATTAAAAGTAACTTTATCTTATTTTATTGATCCTGCACCTGGAGAAAAAGGTTGGGATGACAAGTATAGATATCCAGGATGCAGATTAAATTTTGATATCAATAACATAAATGAATCTAAAGAAAAGTTTCTTGAGAGAATAAACAAGGAAGTTCGTGAAGAAGATTTCGATAAAGAAAGTCTATCTAAAAATGACAGTGACAGATGGTTCTTTGGTTCGGAAAATAGAAATGTAGGTTCTATTCATTCTGATTTTTGGATAGATACTGGTGCAAATTTAGCTGAAGAAAGATATTTGGCAGTATACCCTGAAGGTGGGTGGTGGAAATTGCGTCCTCATTTGGGCAAAGCAAATTCAAAAATTAGATATTCTATGATTGTGAGTATCTCTACACCTGAACAGTCTGTTGATTTATATACGCCAATTAAGAATGTTATAAATAATAAGATTGATTCAAAGACAGTTATTGAAAATAAGATAAAATATTGA
- a CDS encoding restriction endonuclease subunit S, producing MDSRLKPYEDYFESEANYIGKYPAHWEITKLRFVFEERKEKNIDKKERNILSVMRNKGVVPYSEKGNVGNKHSEDIERYNLVYKDDIVMNSMNVIIGSVGRSKYNGALSPVYYVLKNRNYEDFNVRYYENVFRMTSLQRELTKYGKGILAHRMRIPIELLKNLELPLPPKEEQDQIVRYLDSKLSKINKFIKTRKKQIELLKELKQAIINEAVTKGLEPNVKMKTSGIEWLGDIPEGWEVRRLSQISKIVLSGLDKKSYENQKNVRLCNYVDVYKNNYITNDLDFMVATATDNEIQNYTLLHGDIIITKDSESWDDIGVPAYVDEELINVLCGYHLAIIRVNSPNLISEFIYNAFLSDYVANQYKVKAKGVTRFGLSYQHIHDTNIIIPPKEQQLEIASYIKAKSCDIDITIQKIQKEIDLIAEYRTTLISDVVTGKVDVRHIEVEDTIEGIEEDFEDLEEGDIEEEIKMGEE from the coding sequence ATGGATAGTAGATTAAAACCTTATGAAGACTACTTTGAAAGTGAAGCAAATTATATTGGGAAGTATCCTGCACATTGGGAAATTACAAAATTACGTTTTGTTTTTGAAGAAAGGAAAGAAAAAAATATTGATAAAAAAGAAAGAAATATATTGTCAGTTATGAGAAATAAAGGAGTGGTTCCTTATAGTGAAAAAGGGAACGTTGGTAATAAGCATTCAGAAGATATAGAACGTTATAATTTAGTATATAAAGATGATATTGTAATGAATTCTATGAATGTAATTATAGGTTCTGTAGGGCGTTCAAAATATAATGGAGCATTAAGTCCTGTATATTATGTTTTAAAAAATAGAAATTATGAGGATTTTAACGTAAGGTATTATGAAAATGTTTTTAGAATGACATCCTTGCAAAGGGAATTAACAAAATATGGGAAAGGGATACTAGCACATAGAATGCGTATTCCTATAGAATTATTAAAAAATTTAGAACTTCCATTACCACCAAAAGAAGAACAGGACCAAATTGTTAGATACCTAGACAGCAAACTTTCAAAAATAAATAAGTTCATTAAAACTAGAAAAAAACAGATTGAACTTTTAAAAGAATTAAAACAAGCAATCATCAATGAAGCTGTTACAAAAGGATTAGAACCTAATGTTAAAATGAAAACTTCGGGTATTGAATGGCTTGGGGATATTCCTGAGGGGTGGGAAGTTAGGAGATTATCACAAATATCAAAAATCGTTTTAAGTGGTCTTGATAAAAAAAGTTATGAAAATCAAAAAAATGTAAGACTATGTAATTATGTAGATGTATATAAGAATAACTATATTACAAATGATTTAGATTTTATGGTAGCAACTGCGACTGATAATGAGATACAAAACTATACTCTTTTACATGGAGATATTATTATTACTAAAGATTCTGAGTCATGGGATGATATTGGAGTACCAGCATATGTAGATGAAGAGTTGATAAATGTATTGTGCGGCTATCATTTAGCTATTATAAGGGTAAACTCTCCAAATTTAATTAGTGAGTTCATATATAATGCATTTTTATCTGATTATGTAGCTAATCAATACAAAGTTAAAGCAAAAGGAGTGACAAGGTTTGGTCTTAGCTATCAACATATTCATGACACTAATATAATTATACCGCCAAAAGAACAACAGCTGGAAATCGCTAGTTATATTAAAGCTAAGTCTTGCGATATAGACATTACAATTCAAAAAATACAAAAAGAAATTGACCTTATAGCCGAATACCGTACAACTCTTATTTCTGATGTTGTTACAGGCAAGGTTGATGTACGTCACATAGAAGTTGAAGATACAATTGAGGGGATAGAAGAAGACTTTGAGGATTTAGAGGAAGGAGATATTGAGGAAGAAATAAAAATGGGGGAGGAATAG
- a CDS encoding type I restriction-modification system subunit M: MDDGTYNQIVSFIWGIADDCLRDVYVRGKYRDVILPMTVIRRLDAVLEGTKEQVLQMKKTLDEAGILNQTDALCNAAGQSFYNSSPFVLKDLKSRSKNQQLKSDFIAYLDGFSPNVQEILKKFKFRNQIDTMIEADILGAVIEKFVDPSINLSPNPVLDDQGQVRLPGLDNHTMGVIFEELIRKFNEENNEEAGEHFTPRDVIELMSDVVFMPVKDEIKDGTYLCYDGACGTGGMLTIAEGKLSKLAKENNKQVSIHLYGQEINPETYAIAKADMLLKGDGKQANNIYYGSTLSNDANATVEFDFMLSNPPYGKSWKTDADRLGGKDDITDPRFVVNFKGDPEFKMIPRISDGQLLFLANNIAKMKHSTDLGSRIAEVHKVHHYLQEMLDKEKVI; this comes from the coding sequence ATGGACGATGGAACTTATAATCAAATAGTAAGTTTTATATGGGGTATTGCAGATGATTGTCTAAGGGATGTATATGTGAGAGGAAAATATAGAGATGTTATTTTACCAATGACGGTCATTAGAAGACTTGATGCGGTGTTAGAAGGAACTAAGGAACAAGTACTTCAAATGAAAAAAACATTAGATGAAGCAGGAATTTTAAATCAAACAGATGCGTTATGTAATGCAGCAGGACAATCTTTTTATAATAGCTCTCCATTTGTATTGAAAGATTTGAAATCAAGATCAAAAAATCAACAGCTTAAGTCTGATTTTATAGCTTATTTAGATGGGTTTTCACCTAATGTACAAGAAATCCTTAAGAAGTTCAAGTTTAGGAATCAAATAGATACAATGATTGAGGCGGATATACTTGGAGCAGTAATAGAAAAATTTGTAGACCCATCTATTAATTTAAGTCCCAATCCTGTATTAGATGACCAAGGGCAAGTAAGATTGCCTGGACTTGATAATCATACTATGGGGGTAATATTTGAAGAATTGATTCGAAAATTTAATGAAGAGAATAATGAAGAGGCTGGAGAACACTTTACGCCAAGAGATGTTATAGAGCTCATGTCAGATGTAGTTTTTATGCCCGTAAAAGATGAAATTAAAGATGGGACCTATCTTTGTTATGATGGAGCCTGTGGCACGGGAGGCATGCTTACTATAGCAGAGGGAAAACTTTCTAAACTTGCAAAAGAAAACAATAAACAGGTATCTATACATCTTTATGGGCAAGAAATAAATCCTGAAACTTATGCCATAGCAAAAGCAGATATGTTGCTAAAAGGTGACGGTAAGCAAGCCAATAATATTTATTATGGTTCTACATTATCAAATGATGCAAATGCAACAGTAGAATTTGACTTTATGTTGTCAAATCCGCCTTACGGTAAATCGTGGAAGACAGATGCTGACAGATTAGGTGGCAAGGATGATATTACAGACCCTAGATTTGTTGTTAATTTTAAGGGTGACCCCGAATTCAAAATGATTCCAAGAATAAGCGATGGGCAACTTTTGTTTTTGGCTAACAATATAGCTAAAATGAAGCATAGTACAGATTTAGGCAGTAGAATAGCAGAAGTACATAAGGTTCATCATTATTTACAGGAGATGCTGGACAAGGAGAAAGTAATTTAA
- a CDS encoding N-6 DNA methylase has protein sequence MIESDYLEAIIALPDNMFYNTGIATYIWVVTNRKEKRRKGKVQLIDATNLKSPLRKNLGNKNCELTKEIREQIVDIYLGFEENEYSKIFNNEEFGYWKITVERPLRLKVEINNEKLEVFKKVAEEAKDSTAYSLVYNLYNESDKDVFYNYNEFEELLKDIAKKKGEKLLIKRIRLIRNFFAIIDEKAEKVIGKVLKKEKEDTINGKFKLENDIVEFETDTDLRDTEQISLNYDGGIEKFFENEVLPYAPDAWIDSSKTQIGYEISFTKYFYKPVKLRSIEEIVADIKVLEAETDGLLDEIIGG, from the coding sequence ATAATCGAGAGTGATTATCTTGAAGCTATCATAGCATTGCCTGACAATATGTTCTATAATACAGGCATCGCAACTTATATTTGGGTAGTTACTAATAGAAAAGAAAAAAGAAGAAAAGGGAAAGTTCAACTTATAGATGCGACAAATTTAAAATCACCCCTTAGAAAGAATTTAGGGAATAAAAATTGTGAATTAACAAAAGAAATCAGAGAACAGATAGTGGATATTTATCTAGGATTTGAAGAAAATGAGTATAGTAAAATATTTAATAATGAGGAATTTGGATATTGGAAAATAACAGTTGAAAGACCATTAAGATTAAAGGTAGAAATAAACAATGAAAAATTAGAAGTATTTAAAAAAGTAGCAGAAGAAGCAAAAGACTCAACAGCTTATAGCTTAGTATATAACTTATACAACGAATCAGATAAAGATGTTTTTTATAATTATAATGAGTTTGAAGAACTTTTAAAGGATATTGCAAAGAAAAAGGGAGAAAAGTTACTAATTAAGAGGATAAGGCTTATTAGGAATTTCTTTGCAATTATAGATGAAAAGGCTGAAAAGGTAATTGGAAAAGTATTAAAGAAAGAAAAGGAAGATACGATAAATGGCAAGTTTAAGTTGGAAAATGATATAGTAGAGTTTGAAACAGATACAGATTTAAGAGATACAGAACAAATTTCACTAAATTATGACGGGGGAATTGAGAAATTCTTTGAAAATGAAGTATTACCTTATGCTCCTGACGCTTGGATAGATAGCAGTAAAACACAGATAGGTTATGAAATTAGTTTTACAAAATATTTCTATAAACCAGTTAAACTTCGTAGTATAGAGGAAATTGTAGCAGATATTAAAGTATTGGAAGCAGAAACTGATGGATTGTTAGATGAAATCATAGGGGGTTAA
- a CDS encoding Hsp70 family protein, translating into MLYSQERFGIDFGTTNSSVVGISKSGGYFNINKLGEDGERPFPTLLAIDRISKEVYFGEEVKIKRRELSESCEIISSVKTYIGTDKRWDIGGEIWTPELVIAQIFTSISQKIERYYNKQIKKAVVSIPIGLPSSKRKSIRKGIESAGIEINGFINEATAAIFKNYDEVKGHSKLAVFDWGGGTLDISIVELHSGNLYERAINGIKLGGDDIDILLAKWVHSKVSQKKNLNIAFEEMDKKDQDRLITLCEDIKKTFTYEDVRNISLMKYGDLGAFNIPLDIDTFSELISPFVEKAIETLKETVNMAGMNMKEITGLIMVGGSSNLRPLHERIRQLWGEDLDIILPDEPEWNVAEGAALLNMDPGQFRINQDLGVLLSDNSFFPIVKKDSIVPTQDSIEHQFALVDDSNSAVFLFSDNKIDPSTKGKKVLDTLAIKAKGFSNENIKMKSYIDEDLIFKSKIKSNHLGDKYIEEYEYPNIKFYYKLPKISGDVK; encoded by the coding sequence ATGCTATATAGCCAGGAGCGTTTTGGGATAGATTTTGGTACAACAAATAGTTCGGTAGTAGGTATAAGCAAATCTGGAGGATATTTCAATATAAACAAGCTTGGTGAAGATGGAGAAAGGCCATTTCCTACATTGTTAGCAATAGATAGAATTTCAAAAGAAGTTTATTTTGGAGAAGAAGTTAAAATAAAGAGAAGAGAGTTATCGGAAAGCTGTGAAATTATAAGTTCTGTAAAAACCTACATAGGAACAGATAAAAGATGGGATATAGGGGGTGAAATATGGACTCCGGAGCTTGTAATAGCTCAAATATTTACATCGATTAGTCAAAAAATAGAAAGATATTATAATAAACAGATAAAAAAAGCAGTAGTGTCTATACCTATAGGACTTCCATCATCTAAACGCAAGAGCATAAGAAAGGGTATTGAAAGTGCAGGTATTGAAATAAACGGTTTTATAAATGAGGCTACAGCTGCTATATTTAAAAATTATGATGAAGTGAAAGGACATTCTAAATTAGCAGTATTTGATTGGGGTGGAGGAACTTTAGACATATCCATAGTGGAGCTTCATAGTGGTAATTTATATGAAAGGGCAATTAATGGAATAAAGTTGGGCGGAGACGATATTGATATATTGCTAGCTAAATGGGTTCATTCAAAAGTGTCTCAAAAGAAAAATTTAAATATTGCCTTTGAGGAAATGGATAAGAAAGATCAAGATAGGCTGATTACTTTATGCGAAGATATTAAAAAGACATTTACTTATGAAGATGTAAGAAATATTAGCTTGATGAAATATGGAGATTTGGGGGCTTTTAATATTCCATTAGATATAGATACTTTTTCTGAATTGATAAGTCCTTTTGTGGAAAAGGCTATAGAAACATTAAAGGAAACTGTAAATATGGCAGGAATGAATATGAAGGAAATAACGGGATTAATAATGGTTGGCGGTAGCAGCAACTTAAGACCGCTTCATGAAAGAATAAGACAATTGTGGGGCGAAGATTTAGATATAATTTTACCCGATGAACCAGAATGGAATGTAGCCGAAGGGGCTGCTTTATTAAATATGGATCCAGGGCAATTTAGAATTAATCAGGACTTGGGGGTGTTGTTAAGCGATAATAGTTTTTTCCCAATAGTAAAAAAAGATAGTATAGTACCAACTCAAGATTCAATAGAACATCAATTTGCATTAGTAGACGATTCAAATAGTGCAGTATTCCTTTTTTCTGATAACAAGATAGACCCATCTACTAAAGGGAAGAAGGTATTGGATACATTAGCTATAAAAGCCAAAGGTTTTTCAAATGAAAATATTAAAATGAAATCGTATATAGATGAAGATTTAATTTTTAAATCTAAGATAAAAAGTAATCATTTAGGAGATAAGTATATAGAAGAATATGAGTATCCGAATATAAAGTTTTATTATAAACTACCCAAAATAAGTGGTGATGTAAAATGA
- a CDS encoding type I restriction endonuclease subunit R, producing MPTNTKESGLETLIVDYLVNNNGYELGTNEDYNKDYAVDETRLIRFLKETQPEEVERIGILNSDHKKGQFLNRLQGEITKRGIIDVLRKGISFYPANLIMFYMTPSEKNIKAKEMFDKNIFSVTRQLMYSKDNTQLALDFAIFINGLPIITCELKNRLTKQNVDDAVQQYKLDRDPRELLFQFKRCMVHFAVDDNEVKFCTKLDRKQSWFLPFNKGYNGGAGNPPNPNGIKTDYLWKEIFAKEELANIIENYAQVVVEEDETTRKKKYKQVFPRCHQLSAVKALLADVKEKGAGQKYLIQHSAGSGKSNSIAWTAHQLVGLEKDGKPIFDSIIVVTDRINLDKQIKNTIKQFMQVKNTVGHAESSGDLKKLITQGKKIIITTVHKFPYILDEIGTEHKGNKFAIIIDEAHSSQSGSMSAKMNMALSGEYTSDEEETVEDKIIKLMEGRKMLKNASYFAFTATPKNKTLEMFGVPVPNGNEVQYKPFHIYTMKQAIEEGFILDVLKYYTPIKSYYKIAKIIEDDPMFDKKKSQKKLRNYVESNSYAIEQKADIMVTHFHEQIIAKGKIGGKARAMVVTSSIERAIEYYYAITKCLKRRKSQYKAIVAFSGDKEYKGKVLNETTINGFPSNKIESEFKKDPYRFLIVANKFQTGFDEPLLHTMYVDKVLTDIKAVQTLSRLNRAYPGKVDTFVLDFANDTDTIKKAFETYYTTTILSDETDPNKLYDLVSEMEQHQVYTDYHVDTLVDLYLNGADRDRLDPILDTCVSIYESLEEDEQVSFKGSAKAFVRTYGFLGAILPYGNPEWEKLALFLNLLIPKLPSPKEEDLSKGILEAIDLDSYRAEVKQTMTIILEEQAEYSLDPIPTGGSGGMSEPEMDLLSNILDSFHDMWGNIDWKDEDQVKKHIASIPAAVSKDVAYQNAMKNSDKQNARIESERALDKAVMNMMADNMELYKQFKDNPSFKRWLSDMVFNLTYNTKGEAFTGEMKI from the coding sequence ATGCCAACTAATACTAAAGAGTCAGGATTAGAAACTTTAATTGTGGATTATTTAGTGAATAACAATGGGTATGAACTAGGAACAAATGAGGATTACAATAAAGATTATGCGGTGGATGAGACTCGCCTTATTAGATTTTTAAAGGAAACTCAGCCAGAAGAAGTAGAGAGAATAGGAATATTGAATAGTGACCACAAGAAAGGGCAGTTTTTAAACAGACTTCAAGGTGAAATAACTAAACGTGGAATCATTGATGTTTTAAGGAAAGGTATTAGTTTTTATCCTGCAAATCTTATTATGTTCTACATGACACCTTCTGAGAAGAATATTAAAGCAAAAGAAATGTTTGACAAGAATATTTTTAGTGTTACAAGACAGCTTATGTATTCTAAGGACAATACCCAGTTGGCTCTTGACTTTGCTATCTTTATAAATGGATTACCAATAATTACTTGTGAGCTTAAAAATAGACTTACCAAACAAAATGTTGATGATGCAGTTCAGCAATATAAACTAGATAGAGACCCAAGGGAGTTATTATTTCAATTTAAGCGTTGTATGGTCCATTTTGCAGTAGATGACAATGAAGTAAAGTTTTGCACAAAATTAGATAGGAAGCAGTCGTGGTTTCTGCCTTTTAATAAGGGATATAATGGGGGAGCGGGTAATCCCCCTAACCCTAATGGTATCAAGACAGATTATTTATGGAAAGAGATTTTTGCAAAAGAGGAACTTGCCAATATTATAGAAAATTATGCACAGGTAGTTGTTGAAGAAGACGAAACCACAAGGAAAAAGAAGTATAAACAGGTATTTCCTAGATGTCATCAGCTTTCAGCGGTTAAAGCTTTATTAGCTGATGTAAAAGAAAAAGGAGCAGGTCAGAAGTATTTAATTCAGCATAGTGCAGGAAGTGGCAAGTCCAATTCAATTGCATGGACAGCTCATCAACTTGTAGGACTTGAGAAGGATGGGAAGCCTATATTTGATTCTATAATTGTGGTTACAGATAGAATAAATCTTGATAAACAAATTAAAAATACCATAAAACAATTTATGCAGGTAAAAAACACAGTAGGTCATGCTGAAAGCTCAGGTGACTTAAAAAAACTTATTACTCAAGGTAAAAAAATCATCATAACAACTGTTCATAAGTTCCCCTATATATTAGATGAAATAGGAACAGAACATAAGGGAAACAAATTTGCAATTATTATTGATGAAGCTCATTCAAGTCAAAGTGGAAGTATGTCGGCAAAGATGAATATGGCTTTATCTGGAGAGTATACTAGTGATGAAGAGGAAACAGTAGAAGATAAAATCATTAAACTTATGGAAGGAAGAAAGATGCTTAAAAATGCAAGCTATTTTGCATTTACAGCTACTCCTAAAAATAAAACTCTTGAGATGTTTGGTGTACCAGTGCCAAATGGAAATGAAGTACAATACAAACCATTCCACATATATACCATGAAGCAAGCTATAGAAGAAGGATTTATTTTAGATGTACTAAAATATTATACACCTATCAAGAGTTATTATAAAATTGCGAAAATAATAGAAGATGACCCTATGTTTGATAAGAAAAAATCACAAAAGAAACTAAGAAACTATGTAGAGTCAAATTCCTATGCAATAGAACAAAAGGCAGATATTATGGTGACACATTTTCATGAACAGATAATAGCAAAAGGTAAAATTGGTGGGAAGGCTCGCGCTATGGTAGTTACAAGTAGTATTGAAAGAGCTATAGAATATTATTATGCTATAACAAAGTGTCTTAAAAGGAGAAAGAGTCAATATAAAGCAATAGTTGCATTTTCAGGAGACAAGGAATATAAAGGAAAAGTATTAAATGAAACAACAATTAACGGATTTCCTAGCAATAAAATAGAATCGGAATTTAAAAAGGATCCATATAGGTTTTTGATAGTAGCAAATAAATTTCAAACAGGATTTGATGAGCCACTATTACATACTATGTATGTGGATAAAGTATTGACGGACATTAAAGCAGTACAAACATTATCAAGGCTAAACAGAGCATATCCAGGAAAAGTAGATACCTTCGTATTAGATTTTGCAAATGATACTGATACTATTAAGAAGGCTTTTGAAACTTATTATACAACAACCATTCTTTCTGATGAAACAGATCCTAACAAATTATATGATCTTGTTTCTGAAATGGAACAGCATCAAGTGTATACAGACTATCATGTTGATACACTAGTAGATTTATATCTTAATGGTGCCGATAGAGATAGATTAGACCCTATTTTAGATACATGTGTTAGTATATATGAAAGTCTAGAAGAAGATGAGCAAGTAAGTTTTAAAGGTAGTGCAAAAGCATTCGTTAGAACTTATGGATTTTTAGGTGCAATTTTACCTTATGGAAATCCTGAATGGGAAAAATTAGCTCTATTTTTAAACTTGCTAATTCCCAAATTACCTTCTCCAAAGGAGGAAGATTTGTCAAAAGGCATTTTAGAAGCCATTGATTTAGATAGTTATAGGGCGGAAGTTAAACAAACTATGACAATAATACTGGAAGAGCAAGCGGAGTATTCTCTAGACCCTATTCCAACAGGCGGTAGTGGAGGTATGAGTGAGCCTGAAATGGATTTACTTAGTAATATTTTAGATAGCTTTCATGATATGTGGGGTAATATTGACTGGAAAGATGAAGACCAAGTCAAGAAACATATTGCAAGTATTCCAGCAGCAGTTTCTAAAGATGTAGCTTATCAAAATGCCATGAAAAACTCGGATAAACAGAATGCAAGAATTGAAAGCGAAAGAGCATTAGATAAAGCTGTAATGAATATGATGGCAGATAACATGGAACTTTATAAGCAATTTAAAGATAATCCATCATTTAAAAGGTGGTTATCAGATATGGTATTCAACTTAACTTACAATACTAAAGGTGAAGCATTTACTGGAGAAATGAAAATATAG